The genomic DNA CGGACAATCGGTTCATCCGCTATCCGGTCTATTTCTTCTTCGGCATGGTGATGGCCGAGCGGGGATTGCCGACCCGCTATCTGGGCGTCGTCCTGCTGGCCGTGGCGCTGGGGCTGCTGTGGTGGTCGGGCCTGTGGGGCAGCGGCAATGGTCTGGCCTATGTGCCGGCGCGGCTGATCATGTGCCTGGGCCTCATCGCCCTGCTGCCCCGGCTGGCGGCGCTGCGCCTGTCCTTCGGCCCGCTCAACCGCATCGGGCGCGACAGCCTGTTCTTCTACCTCTGGCACCCGCTGGTGATGGGCATGGTGCTGACGAGCGGCGCGGGTGCGCTGACGACATTGCTACTGTCCGTACTGATCCTGCTGCTGGTCAGCCGATTGTCGGCGTCGCGCGGCTATTTGCGCCGCTGCCTGGGCAGCGCCCCGCCGTCCCGCCGCGTCGAAGCGACGGTATCGGCGGAAGGGCTGCCCCAGCCCGTCTAGAGCTTAAAGCTTTCCATATTTCGCTTCGAACCCGGCAATATCGCCGGCGGCGAGATATTTGGCCTGATCGACCCACTGGTCGCGGATCGGGCGGCCCTTGAAATTGCCGAGCTTCGCGTCGATCGCCGCGATGTCGCTGTCGGTCCAGCCCGCGATCTGGGCGAAGCGGGTGACGCCAAGGTCGATCAGCAGCGCCTTGAGCTTGGGACCGACGCCCTTGAGCCTGAGCAGGTCATCCCCTTCGGCGGGGGCGGGCGTCGGTACCGCCGGCGAAACGGACACCGGATCGACAACCGGCGCGGGTTCGACCGGAAGCGGCGCGGGGGCGACAGGCACAGGTTCCGGCGCGGCGACGACCGACGCGGCCTTCACCGGCTCCGACACGAGCGACGCGGGCGCGGGAGGGGCCGCAGGTTCGGCCGGCGCATCCGCCTTGCCCTTGCCCGACAGCAGGAAGATCAGGACGATCACCACGAGCAAGGCCACCAGCAGCCACAGCCCATAGTCCATGAAGAATTCCTGCATCGGCTCCATCTCCCCAGATATTGATGCCGCTATTTAAGAAAGCTTGCACGCCCGCCGCAAGGGGTTCAGCCCCTTTCGCGCGCGACCTCGCGCCAACCAATATCCCGGCGGCAGAAACCGGTGGGGAAGTCGATCGCATCGAGCGCGGCATAGGCGGCGGCCTGCGCCGCGCCGACCGTGTCGCCGGTGGCGGTGACGTTCAGCACGCGCCCGCCATTGGCGACCAGCGCGCCGTCCCTGTCCGCCGTGCCGGCGTGAAACACCTTCGCGCCGTCCCGCTCGGCCGCGTCGATCCCGGCGATCGCGCCGCCCTTTACCGGCGTGCCGGGATAGCCATTGGCGGCCATGACGATGGTGAGCGCGGTGCGATCCGCCAGTTGCACCGGCCCCTGATCGGCCAGCTTTCCCTGCGCCACGGCGAGCAGCAGGTCGACCAGATCGCCGTCGAAGCGGGTCATCAGCACCTGACATTCGGGGTCGCCGAAGCGGGCATTATATTCGATCAGCTTCGGCCCCTGGGCGGTCAGCATCAGCCCGGCATAGAGGACGCCGCTATAAGGCATCCCCTCGGCCGCCATCGTGTCGACGGTAGGCCTGATGATCGTGTCGATCACCTGGCGCTCCAGTTCCGGGGTCAGCACGCGCGCGGGGCTGTAGGCGCCCATGCCGCCGGTATTGGGGCCGGTGTCGCCATCGCCGACGCGCTTATGATCCTGCGCCGAACCGAAGGGCAGGATCGCGCTGCCGTCGGTCAGGGCGAAGAAGCTCGCCTCCTCGCCGGTCATGAACTCTTCCAGCACCACTTCCTCGCCCGCCGCGCCGAACGCGCCGGAAAACATGGTGTCGAGCGCCTCGACCGCCGCATCGCGGGTTTCGGCGATGATGACGCCCTTGCCGGCGGCCAGGCCATCCGCCTTGATGACGACCGGGAGCGCGAAATCGTCGAGCGCGGCGAGCGCGCCATCCTTGCTGGCGACGCGGACATAGCCGGCGGTCGGGATATTGGCGCGCTGGCACAGATCCTTGGTGAAGCCCTTCGACCCTTCCAGTTGCGCCGCCTTCTTGTTGGGGCCGAACACCGGCACGCCCATGGTGCGCAGATTGTCGGCCAGGCCGTCGACCAATGGCGCTTCCGGCCCGATCACCACCAGCCCGATCGAATGGCGGATACAGAAATCGAGGACGGCGCGATGATCGGTCGCGTCGAGGTCGACCAATGTCGCCTGCTGGGCTATGCCCGGATTACCCGGCGCGGCGTAGAGCCTATCGAGCCGGGGCGATTGCGCTAGCTTCCACGCCAGCGCATGTTCGCGGCCGCCGCCGCCAAGCAGAAGGATGTTCATGTCGCCCATGTCCCCGGAATATGATGCCTATGACAGTTCGGGCCGCCTGTTAGCGGAGGAACGCGCGGGGGACAACGCGCCGCCGCTCAGCGTCAGCGAATTGTCGGGCCTGCTGAAGCGCACGGTCGAGGATCGTTTCGGCCATGTCCGGCTGCGCGGCGAGATTTCGGGGTTCAAGCGGGCGGCGTCGGGGCATCTCTATCTGGCGCTGAAGGACGAGAATGCGGTGCTGGACGGGGTGATGTGGAAGGGCGGCGCGCAGCGGCTGGCCTTCACGCCGCAGGACGGGGTGGAGGTGATCGCCACCGGCAAGCTGACCACCTATCCCGGCCGGTCCAAATATCAGATCGTGATCGAGCGCATGGAACTGGCCGGCGAAGGCGCGCTGATGGCGTTGCTGGAGAAGCTGAAAGCCAAGCTGGCGGGCGAAGGGCTGTTCGCGATGGAGCGGAAAAAGCCACTGCCCTTCCTGCCGCGCACCATCGGC from Sphingobium sp. CAP-1 includes the following:
- a CDS encoding acyltransferase family protein; its protein translation is MGKNPSVDLLKGLLILLVMAGHAMELTHQQHLALWIGAGFRMPLMIGISGYLLNVTRTRTDRADLLFGRYGERMLLPWAFALMVYLLVSGWPLSWATPLEMVLRPPFHLWYVPVLFFLIMVTRLAPLSPLMLLAIGAPISLATMYSFGLDHGPIGVSLLSADNRFIRYPVYFFFGMVMAERGLPTRYLGVVLLAVALGLLWWSGLWGSGNGLAYVPARLIMCLGLIALLPRLAALRLSFGPLNRIGRDSLFFYLWHPLVMGMVLTSGAGALTTLLLSVLILLLVSRLSASRGYLRRCLGSAPPSRRVEATVSAEGLPQPV
- the purD gene encoding phosphoribosylamine--glycine ligase; this translates as MNILLLGGGGREHALAWKLAQSPRLDRLYAAPGNPGIAQQATLVDLDATDHRAVLDFCIRHSIGLVVIGPEAPLVDGLADNLRTMGVPVFGPNKKAAQLEGSKGFTKDLCQRANIPTAGYVRVASKDGALAALDDFALPVVIKADGLAAGKGVIIAETRDAAVEALDTMFSGAFGAAGEEVVLEEFMTGEEASFFALTDGSAILPFGSAQDHKRVGDGDTGPNTGGMGAYSPARVLTPELERQVIDTIIRPTVDTMAAEGMPYSGVLYAGLMLTAQGPKLIEYNARFGDPECQVLMTRFDGDLVDLLLAVAQGKLADQGPVQLADRTALTIVMAANGYPGTPVKGGAIAGIDAAERDGAKVFHAGTADRDGALVANGGRVLNVTATGDTVGAAQAAAYAALDAIDFPTGFCRRDIGWREVARERG